A DNA window from Hordeum vulgare subsp. vulgare chromosome 1H, MorexV3_pseudomolecules_assembly, whole genome shotgun sequence contains the following coding sequences:
- the LOC123418113 gene encoding AP2/ERF and B3 domain-containing protein Os05g0549800-like, giving the protein MDSAWSCLVDDVSSGTSTGKKASPSPAAPATKPLQRVGSGASAVMDAPEPGAEADSGRGGRLPSSKYKGVVPQPNGRWGAQIYERHQRVWLGTFTGEAEAGRAYDAAAQRFRGRDAVTNFRPLAESDPDDAAELRFLAARSKAEVVDMLRKHIYPDELAQHKRAFFFAAASSPTSSSSPLASPAPSAAAARREHLFDKTVTPSDVGKLNRLVIPKQHAEKHFPLQLPSASAAVPGECKGVLLNFDDATGKVWRFRYSYWNSSQSYVLTKGWSRFVKEKGLHAGDAVEFYRAASGNNQLFIDCKLRSKSTTTTTSVNSEAAPSPAPVTRTVRLFGVDLLIAPAARHAHEHEDYGMAKTNKRTMEASVAAPTPAHAVWKKRCVDFALTYRLATTPQCPRSRDQLEGVQAAGSTFAL; this is encoded by the coding sequence ATGGACAGCGCGTGGAGCTGTCTCGTGGACGACGTGAGCAGCGGCACGTCCACGGGCAAGAAGGCGTCTCCGTCGCCGGccgcgccggcgaccaagccgctGCAGCGCGTCGGCAGCGGGGCCAGCGCGGTCATGGACGCGCCCGAGCCCGGCGCGGAGGCGGACTCCGGCCGCGGCGGGCGGCTGCCGTCGTCCAAGTACAAGGGCGTGGTGCCGcagcccaacgggcggtggggcgCGCAGATCTACGAGCGCCACCAGCGCGTCTGGCTCGGCACGTTCACGGGCGAGGCCGAGGCGGGCCGCGCCTACGACGCGGCGGCGCAGCGCTTCCGCGGCCGCGACGCCGTCACCAACTTCCGCCCGCTTGCCGAGTCCGACCCCGACGACGCCGCCGAGCTCCGCTTCCTCGCCGCCCGCTCCAAGGCCGAGGTTGTTGACATGCTGCGCAAGCACATCTATCCCGACGAGCTCGCGCAGCACAAGCGCGCCTTCTTCTTCGCCGCGGCGTCGTCCCCTACGTCGTCGTCGTCACCTCTCGCCTCGCCGGCTCCTTCAGCCGCGGCGGCGCGGCGCGAGCACCTGTTCGACAAGACGGTCACGCCCAGCGACGTGGGGAAGCTGAACCGGCTGGTGATCCCCAAGCAGCACGCCGAGAAGCACTTCCCGCTGCAGCTCCCTTCTGCCAGCGCCGCCGTGCCAGGCGAGTGCAAGGGCGTGCTGCTCAACTTCGATGACGCGACCGGCAAGGTGTGGAGGTTCCGGTACTCCTACTGGAACAGCAGCCAGAGCTACGTGCTCACCAAGGGGTGGAGCCGCTTCGTGAAGGAGAAGGGCCTTCACGCCGGCGACGCCGTCGAGTTCTACCGCGCCGCCTCCGGCAACAACCAGCTCTTCATCGACTGCAAGCTCCGGTCCAAGAGCACCACGACGACGACCTCCGTCAACTCGGAGGCCGCCCCATCGCCGGCACCCGTGACGAGGACAGTGCGACTCTTCGGGGTCGACCTTCTCATCGCGCCGGCGGCGAGGCACGCGCATGAGCACGAGGACTACGGCATGGCCAAGACAAACAAGAGAACCATGGAGGCCAGCGTAGCGGCGCCTACTCCGGCGCACGCGGTGTGGAAGAAGCGGTGCGTAGACTTCGCGCTGACCTACCGACTTGCCACCACCCCACAGTGCCCGAGGTCAAGAGATCAACTAGAAGGAGTACAAGCAGCTGGGAGTACATTTGCTCTATAG